A region of Reichenbachiella carrageenanivorans DNA encodes the following proteins:
- a CDS encoding polysaccharide lyase 6 family protein, giving the protein MVRSVFTLLFLVSFSYAFAQNVLVSTLQGFDAAVEGANAGDTIFLTNGTWSDVVLNFYATGTSDNPIVLTAQTPGEVILSGSSRLKIYGEHLVVRDLDFQKGSTSGDAIVEFRKSSDELAQNCRLTNSRILNYNPATDAIDYKWVSMYGSNNRVDHCHFDGKNNEGALLVVWLTGQANHHRIDHNYFANIPSLGRNGGETIRVGTSTNSMTESRTIVEYNLFEACDGEIEIISNKSGFNIYRYNTFRNNDGTLTIRHGNDCEVYGNFFFGGKNKSSGGVRIIGERHKVYNNYFQDLSGTGYRAAISMMNGVPDAALNSYFQVKNAEVLNNTLVDCEEPFAIGEGSDSEKTLAPLDCVIANNIAIRTTGSKAITYTDTPVNMTYESNYITGNVGISDAGIVNEDPGLELTDGHWRANSSSAITDAEARAVSYLDLDIDGQARDENPDIGCDEVADSEITNFPLSQEDVGFDWSHSGTPPLLTVHKIDDKINITYSNGRLVIHGLETTDLPVRLIIHDLQGRRLIAENIAKTDFSLPLDFGGIHIISLENQQGVIRYNAKVLISEKR; this is encoded by the coding sequence ATGGTACGTTCTGTTTTTACACTTCTTTTTCTAGTCAGTTTCTCATACGCCTTTGCCCAAAATGTATTGGTGAGTACCCTTCAAGGGTTTGATGCAGCGGTAGAAGGTGCAAATGCTGGCGATACCATTTTTTTGACAAATGGGACTTGGTCCGATGTCGTACTGAATTTTTATGCCACTGGAACCTCCGACAATCCTATTGTGCTCACAGCTCAGACACCTGGTGAGGTGATATTATCTGGGTCGTCAAGGTTAAAGATTTACGGTGAGCATTTGGTTGTTCGTGACTTGGATTTTCAAAAAGGAAGCACATCAGGAGATGCCATTGTTGAATTCAGAAAAAGCAGTGACGAGCTGGCGCAAAATTGTAGACTCACCAATTCTAGAATTCTAAACTATAATCCTGCCACAGATGCTATTGATTACAAATGGGTGTCTATGTATGGTAGCAATAATAGAGTAGACCATTGTCATTTTGATGGAAAAAATAACGAAGGAGCCTTACTCGTGGTATGGCTGACTGGGCAAGCTAATCATCACAGGATAGATCATAATTATTTTGCTAATATTCCTAGCTTAGGTAGAAATGGAGGCGAGACCATTCGAGTGGGCACCAGCACCAATAGCATGACAGAATCCCGTACGATAGTGGAGTACAACCTCTTTGAAGCATGCGATGGTGAAATTGAAATCATTTCGAATAAATCTGGATTTAATATCTACAGGTATAACACCTTTAGAAACAACGATGGTACATTGACTATACGACATGGCAATGATTGTGAGGTTTATGGTAATTTCTTTTTTGGAGGAAAAAATAAATCTTCTGGAGGTGTACGTATCATTGGCGAAAGGCATAAGGTCTACAACAACTACTTTCAGGATTTGAGCGGAACAGGGTATAGAGCAGCGATAAGTATGATGAATGGTGTCCCTGATGCAGCACTCAATAGTTACTTTCAAGTTAAGAATGCGGAAGTGCTTAATAATACCCTGGTTGACTGCGAAGAACCTTTTGCAATAGGAGAGGGAAGTGATAGTGAGAAAACATTGGCTCCGTTGGATTGTGTCATTGCCAATAATATTGCTATCCGTACGACGGGTAGTAAGGCTATTACCTATACCGATACTCCTGTGAATATGACCTACGAATCAAATTATATAACTGGAAATGTTGGAATCAGTGATGCCGGAATTGTCAATGAAGATCCAGGGTTGGAGTTGACTGACGGACACTGGCGAGCGAATAGTTCCAGTGCCATTACAGATGCAGAAGCACGTGCAGTTAGCTATTTGGATTTGGATATTGACGGTCAGGCAAGAGATGAAAACCCAGACATTGGCTGTGATGAAGTAGCCGATTCTGAAATCACCAATTTTCCATTGTCACAAGAAGATGTAGGCTTTGATTGGAGCCATTCGGGTACGCCACCATTACTAACAGTACATAAAATAGATGATAAAATAAATATCACATACAGCAATGGTCGGCTGGTGATTCATGGGTTAGAAACAACCGACCTTCCTGTCAGATTGATTATTCACGATTTGCAAGGCAGGCGATTAATAGCTGAAAACATTGCCAAGACAGATTTCAGCCTTCCGTTAGATTTTGGTGGAATCCATATCATCTCACTGGAGAATCAACAGGGAGTGATTCGCTACAATGCCAAAGTTCTAATTTCAGAAAAGAGATGA
- the mltB gene encoding lytic murein transglycosylase B, protein MNTTHTLSAKSISILFMLYLGWFIPPVSYAQVDQSAVDDFVRISAYQQKRPLKDIAYIIDQAEFQPVIIEKMSRPAEKTMTWERYRNIFMTSERIHAGVVFWKENEQALNRVSEETGVAIETILGVIGVETYFGARMGTYRVLDALYTLAFGYPKRSSFFKKELGKYLELCKKEGLDPLVVKGSYAGAIGYGQFMPSSYLAYAKSYDSDSGADLINQVEDGIASVANYLKVHRWNKGELVAMPANKSEHAETLSKQSVKPANTIIFYTQKGYEPAEPVSPSKLVSLQVMDMEDGSQEYWVTFKNFYVITRYNHSPLYALAVFQLGEAIKEARKTDG, encoded by the coding sequence ATGAACACTACCCATACCCTCTCGGCCAAAAGCATCTCTATACTCTTCATGCTTTATTTGGGATGGTTTATTCCACCTGTGAGCTATGCCCAAGTGGATCAATCAGCTGTAGATGATTTTGTGAGAATCTCAGCTTATCAGCAAAAGCGACCACTGAAAGACATTGCTTATATTATCGATCAAGCTGAATTTCAGCCTGTGATTATAGAAAAGATGTCGCGACCAGCAGAAAAGACCATGACATGGGAGCGTTATCGAAATATTTTCATGACTTCTGAGCGAATCCATGCAGGAGTAGTTTTTTGGAAAGAAAATGAGCAGGCGCTCAATCGAGTGAGTGAAGAAACTGGCGTGGCTATAGAAACCATCCTTGGGGTCATAGGTGTAGAGACCTATTTTGGAGCACGCATGGGAACGTACCGTGTGTTAGATGCCTTATATACTTTGGCATTTGGATATCCAAAGCGATCGTCTTTTTTCAAAAAAGAATTGGGTAAATATCTGGAACTATGCAAAAAAGAAGGACTTGATCCTTTGGTTGTCAAAGGGTCGTACGCTGGTGCTATAGGTTATGGCCAATTTATGCCGAGCAGCTATCTAGCCTATGCCAAAAGCTACGACAGTGACTCAGGAGCTGACCTGATCAATCAGGTAGAAGATGGTATAGCCAGCGTGGCCAATTACCTGAAAGTGCATCGGTGGAACAAAGGTGAACTGGTAGCCATGCCCGCTAACAAAAGCGAGCACGCTGAAACGCTTTCCAAACAAAGTGTAAAACCCGCTAACACGATAATATTTTATACCCAAAAGGGATATGAACCCGCAGAGCCAGTGAGTCCTTCTAAATTGGTTTCGCTTCAAGTGATGGACATGGAAGACGGCAGTCAAGAGTATTGGGTTACCTTCAAGAATTTTTATGTAATCACCCGGTACAACCATAGTCCACTCTACGCTTTGGCTGTGTTTCAGTTGGGCGAAGCCATCAAGGAAGCACGCAAGACGGATGGGTAA
- a CDS encoding heme-binding domain-containing protein, translating to MTIKTKIIIGLLTVLVFIQFFGFDNEIPAYEAKNDFITMMNPPAEIAQIIKTSCYDCHSYETKYPWYASVAPVSWWIGDHIEDGRKHFNLSTWGTYTEKKALHKLEEFYEEVEKGEMPLSSYTILHGDASLSPEQVSQLVTWVKSLPGVEAEH from the coding sequence ATGACTATAAAAACTAAAATTATAATAGGTCTTTTGACAGTATTGGTCTTCATCCAATTTTTCGGGTTCGATAATGAAATTCCAGCTTATGAAGCGAAAAATGATTTTATCACAATGATGAATCCTCCTGCAGAAATCGCTCAGATCATAAAAACCTCGTGCTACGACTGTCATTCTTATGAAACCAAATACCCCTGGTATGCTAGCGTGGCTCCTGTTTCTTGGTGGATTGGCGATCATATCGAAGATGGTAGAAAACACTTTAACCTCTCGACATGGGGCACTTATACTGAAAAGAAAGCCCTTCACAAGCTAGAGGAATTTTACGAAGAAGTAGAAAAAGGCGAAATGCCGTTGAGTTCCTACACCATTCTACATGGCGATGCCAGTCTTTCTCCAGAGCAAGTTTCTCAATTGGTGACTTGGGTCAAAAGTCTACCAGGAGTAGAAGCAGAGCATTAA
- a CDS encoding glucose 1-dehydrogenase, translating into MSKFSLKNKVAIVTGASKGIGEAMASIYAAAGAKVVVSSRKQEAVDEVADKINEAGFEAIGVACNTGDMEQIGHLVDQTLEAYGQVDIVVNNAATNPVFGPVINTDLDAFDKIMDVNVKGPFELVKLCAPHMKAGGSIINISSVGGISPEAQLGIYSVSKAALISLTKVLAKELGPQGIRANVICPGLIKTKFSEALWANDELTKKFIKHLPLGRIGESDEISGLALFLASEASSYCTGGVYTADGGFTI; encoded by the coding sequence ATGAGCAAATTTTCACTCAAAAACAAAGTAGCCATCGTAACAGGTGCCAGTAAAGGTATCGGTGAAGCCATGGCCAGTATCTATGCCGCAGCTGGTGCCAAAGTGGTGGTATCTAGCCGCAAGCAAGAAGCTGTAGACGAAGTAGCAGACAAAATAAACGAAGCAGGCTTTGAAGCCATTGGTGTCGCTTGCAACACGGGAGACATGGAGCAAATCGGTCATCTTGTAGATCAAACCCTCGAAGCTTATGGCCAAGTGGATATTGTAGTCAATAATGCCGCCACCAACCCTGTCTTTGGGCCTGTGATCAATACAGACCTAGATGCCTTTGATAAAATCATGGATGTGAACGTGAAGGGACCGTTTGAACTGGTAAAGTTGTGCGCACCACATATGAAGGCTGGCGGGTCTATCATCAATATCAGCAGTGTGGGGGGTATTTCTCCCGAGGCTCAATTAGGCATCTATAGTGTGAGTAAAGCTGCGCTCATCTCCCTAACCAAAGTGCTAGCCAAAGAACTAGGACCACAAGGCATTCGTGCCAATGTAATCTGCCCAGGCTTGATCAAAACAAAGTTTAGCGAAGCACTGTGGGCCAATGACGAATTGACCAAAAAATTCATCAAACACCTGCCCTTGGGTCGTATTGGGGAGTCTGACGAGATCTCTGGTTTGGCTCTATTTCTTGCCTCAGAGGCTTCTTCATATTGCACAGGAGGCGTTTATACAGCCGATGGTGGGTTTACTATCTAA
- a CDS encoding mechanosensitive ion channel family protein, whose product MKEFLQFKLLHFGDINIMVYHVLSLIGVIVIAKLVLLLVRRFFKRQIKFNKFDEGRAWAVYQIVKYIVIVAAIAAGLELIGVKLTLLLAGSAALLVGFGLGVQQQFNDLVSGLVLLFEGTVSIGDIVELEGLVGKITEINIRTSEVVTRDGIIIIVPNSKLVSDKVINWSHNRQSTRFKVNVGVAYGTDVRKATKLIEDVAARHPEVAKKPKPFARFIDFGNSSLDLEIRFWCKNMWEIESIKSDIRFDIYDAFHNHGIEIPFPQTDIHIKSNHTQ is encoded by the coding sequence ATGAAAGAGTTTCTTCAATTTAAACTTTTACACTTTGGCGACATCAACATCATGGTTTATCATGTGCTGTCATTGATTGGTGTAATAGTGATTGCCAAACTGGTTTTACTCTTGGTTCGCCGTTTTTTCAAACGACAAATCAAGTTCAATAAGTTTGATGAAGGTCGGGCGTGGGCTGTTTATCAAATCGTAAAGTATATCGTGATCGTAGCAGCCATAGCCGCTGGTTTAGAATTGATCGGCGTCAAGCTCACCTTGCTACTGGCTGGTTCGGCGGCTCTATTGGTTGGGTTTGGGCTTGGGGTACAGCAGCAGTTCAATGACCTAGTTTCTGGCTTAGTGCTGTTATTTGAAGGCACTGTCTCCATTGGAGATATTGTGGAGCTAGAAGGCTTAGTTGGGAAAATCACAGAAATCAATATCCGTACGTCCGAAGTGGTGACTAGGGATGGTATCATTATCATCGTGCCCAACTCCAAACTAGTAAGCGACAAAGTCATCAATTGGTCGCACAACCGCCAATCGACTCGGTTCAAAGTAAATGTGGGCGTAGCCTATGGTACTGATGTGCGCAAGGCGACCAAGCTCATCGAAGATGTGGCTGCTAGGCATCCAGAAGTAGCTAAAAAACCCAAACCATTTGCTAGATTCATTGACTTCGGAAATTCATCTTTGGATTTAGAAATTAGATTTTGGTGTAAAAACATGTGGGAGATCGAATCCATTAAGAGTGACATTAGGTTTGATATTTACGATGCCTTTCACAATCATGGGATAGAAATCCCCTTTCCCCAAACAGATATTCACATTAAATCAAATCATACCCAATGA
- a CDS encoding mechanosensitive ion channel family protein, which yields MQEKLIIQSLLSVGILIVYSVAKFLTRRYTEKFATSRKFKKGRAADTAKIINSTFLVACLIILGFIWNITFEGIAIYFASFFTVAGIALFASWSILSNITASAVLFFSFPHRIGSKIRIIDGDNTVEGTILDMTLFSLQLEVEKKKVVFYPNNLALQKPIMEIMD from the coding sequence ATGCAAGAAAAGTTAATCATCCAAAGTCTCCTCTCTGTAGGCATCCTCATTGTTTATTCTGTAGCTAAATTTCTCACCAGACGCTATACCGAAAAGTTTGCCACAAGCCGAAAATTCAAAAAAGGAAGAGCGGCAGATACAGCCAAAATCATCAATAGTACCTTTTTGGTGGCCTGTCTGATTATCTTAGGCTTTATTTGGAACATTACCTTTGAGGGTATTGCCATATACTTTGCATCATTTTTTACAGTAGCAGGTATTGCTTTATTTGCCAGTTGGTCTATCCTGAGCAACATCACAGCAAGTGCCGTTTTGTTTTTCAGTTTTCCTCATCGTATCGGATCTAAGATCCGAATCATCGATGGCGACAATACAGTCGAAGGTACCATATTGGATATGACCTTGTTTTCGCTACAGCTAGAAGTAGAAAAGAAAAAGGTGGTTTTCTATCCTAATAATCTTGCATTGCAAAAGCCAATTATGGAAATTATGGATTAA
- a CDS encoding DUF4197 domain-containing protein, protein MMRLTLIAAVVSLSFVFISCDELEDALNQDLSNDDIVAGLKEALDTGIDSAVTSGSAVDGYLKNELIKVLLPEEVKKLQAEIETGSINLAVTSVSYQTILDAYVKTNPKIDNDPFDELVTAMNRGAEQAASKAKPIFVSAIKNMSFTDALNILQGDETAATDYFKSTTSAALITAFQPDIKTALGETAATDIYAGVVSFLNWEYKVSGLIPIEVKVNDYIGKNLDLPESLDEYATTKAVDGLFYLVGEEEKKIRKDPFGYASDIIQKVFSSDEAQGK, encoded by the coding sequence ATGATGAGATTAACATTAATAGCAGCAGTAGTATCACTTTCCTTTGTTTTTATATCCTGTGATGAATTGGAGGACGCCCTCAATCAAGACCTGTCTAATGACGACATCGTAGCTGGACTCAAAGAAGCCCTAGACACTGGTATAGATAGTGCTGTGACTTCTGGCTCGGCCGTAGATGGGTATCTCAAAAATGAATTGATCAAAGTGCTATTGCCAGAAGAAGTGAAAAAATTACAGGCGGAGATTGAAACAGGGAGTATCAACCTTGCGGTTACCTCCGTATCCTACCAAACCATCTTGGATGCCTATGTGAAGACCAATCCCAAGATTGACAATGATCCTTTTGACGAACTAGTCACAGCGATGAATCGAGGCGCAGAGCAAGCAGCTTCCAAAGCCAAGCCCATCTTCGTGAGCGCCATCAAAAACATGAGCTTCACAGATGCACTCAATATCCTACAAGGCGATGAGACTGCCGCTACCGACTATTTTAAATCAACTACTAGTGCAGCACTGATCACGGCTTTTCAACCAGATATCAAAACCGCACTAGGCGAAACAGCCGCTACAGATATCTATGCTGGGGTAGTGAGCTTTTTGAATTGGGAGTATAAAGTGAGTGGTTTAATCCCCATAGAAGTAAAGGTCAATGACTACATTGGCAAAAACTTAGACTTGCCTGAGTCGCTCGACGAATATGCCACCACCAAAGCCGTGGATGGGCTGTTTTATCTAGTAGGGGAGGAAGAGAAGAAAATCAGAAAGGATCCCTTCGGGTATGCTAGCGACATCATTCAAAAGGTATTCTCAAGCGACGAAGCGCAAGGGAAGTAA
- a CDS encoding DNA topoisomerase IV subunit B, with product MAASVEYNEDSIKSLDWREHIRLRPGMYIGKLGDGSAVDDGIYVLVKEVIDNCIDEHVMGHGKTIHVKVGDHRVEVRDFGRGIPLGKVVDCVSKINTGGKYDSSAFQKSVGLNGVGTKAVNALSTYFKVQSFREGETKMAEFNTGQLTNDAPITKTSDRNGTLITFEPDNTVFKNYHFIPEYLDNQIWNYAFLNAGLTINFNGQKYHSENGLLDLLTRKSNMDNIRYPIIHLKGEDIEIAMTHTNQYGEEYYSFVNGQYTTQGGTHLSAFREAVVKTIRDFYKKDYDAADIRASIVGAIAVRVQEPVFESQTKTKLGSINVAHDGPTMRSFVLDYIRKALDDHLHKNPDVADALLKRILQSERERKEIAGIKKLANDRAKKANLHNKKLRDCRLHFDDKKQDEDKRSATMLFITEGDSASGSITKSRDVQTQAVFSLRGKPFNCFGHTKKVVYENEEFNLLQHALNIEDGIEGLRYRKIVIATDADVDGMHIRLLLLTYFLQFFPELVKSGHVFILETPLFRVRNKKETIYCYSDEERQRAIAKLGNKPEITRFKGLGEISPEEFGEFIGEDIRLEPVILKKDTKIEDLLKFYMGKNTPDRQNFIIDKLRVEKDLVEEELV from the coding sequence ATGGCTGCTAGTGTAGAATATAATGAAGACAGTATAAAATCGTTGGATTGGCGTGAGCACATTCGCCTAAGACCTGGTATGTATATCGGGAAACTAGGGGATGGATCTGCTGTAGACGATGGCATCTATGTCTTGGTCAAAGAAGTAATAGACAACTGTATCGATGAGCACGTCATGGGACATGGCAAAACGATACATGTCAAAGTAGGCGATCATCGAGTAGAAGTACGTGATTTCGGCCGTGGTATTCCATTAGGCAAAGTGGTAGATTGTGTATCCAAGATCAATACAGGAGGGAAGTATGATTCATCCGCTTTTCAAAAATCTGTAGGTCTGAATGGAGTAGGTACCAAGGCGGTCAACGCCCTGTCTACTTATTTCAAAGTACAATCCTTCCGCGAAGGAGAAACTAAAATGGCTGAATTCAACACGGGGCAACTAACCAACGATGCACCCATTACCAAAACAAGTGATCGAAACGGCACGTTGATCACCTTCGAGCCAGACAATACGGTATTCAAAAACTACCATTTCATTCCAGAGTATTTGGATAACCAAATCTGGAATTACGCTTTTCTAAACGCAGGGCTGACCATCAATTTTAACGGTCAGAAATACCACAGCGAAAATGGTCTTTTAGACCTATTGACTCGAAAGTCTAATATGGACAATATTCGATACCCAATTATTCATCTAAAAGGAGAAGACATCGAAATTGCCATGACTCATACCAACCAGTATGGAGAGGAGTACTACTCCTTTGTGAATGGGCAGTATACCACACAAGGCGGTACACACTTGTCCGCTTTCAGAGAAGCAGTAGTCAAAACCATTCGGGATTTTTATAAGAAAGACTATGACGCGGCAGATATACGAGCTAGTATCGTAGGGGCGATTGCCGTACGAGTACAAGAACCTGTATTTGAATCACAGACCAAAACCAAGCTAGGGTCGATTAATGTAGCGCACGATGGCCCTACCATGAGAAGCTTTGTGTTGGATTATATCCGAAAAGCACTCGATGATCATTTGCATAAAAACCCTGATGTAGCCGATGCGCTACTCAAGCGTATCCTCCAATCAGAGCGCGAACGAAAGGAAATTGCCGGCATCAAAAAATTAGCCAACGACAGGGCTAAAAAAGCCAACTTACACAACAAGAAATTGAGAGATTGTCGTCTGCACTTCGACGACAAGAAGCAGGATGAAGACAAGCGATCAGCGACTATGCTCTTCATTACAGAGGGAGACTCTGCCAGTGGATCGATTACCAAATCCAGAGATGTACAAACGCAGGCAGTGTTTAGCTTGAGAGGTAAGCCGTTCAACTGCTTTGGCCATACCAAAAAAGTAGTGTATGAAAATGAGGAGTTTAACCTCTTGCAGCATGCGCTTAATATAGAAGATGGTATCGAAGGTTTGCGTTATCGTAAAATCGTCATCGCTACCGACGCAGATGTGGATGGCATGCACATTCGATTGCTACTACTGACTTACTTTTTGCAGTTTTTTCCTGAGTTAGTCAAAAGTGGGCATGTATTCATTCTCGAAACGCCTCTGTTTAGGGTTAGAAATAAGAAAGAAACGATCTACTGCTATAGCGACGAAGAGCGTCAGCGTGCCATAGCCAAGTTGGGCAACAAGCCCGAAATCACTCGATTTAAAGGATTGGGTGAGATATCTCCAGAAGAATTTGGGGAGTTTATTGGAGAAGATATTCGGCTAGAGCCAGTCATATTAAAGAAGGATACCAAAATCGAAGATTTGTTGAAATTCTATATGGGTAAAAATACACCTGATAGACAGAATTTTATTATCGACAAGTTGAGAGTAGAAAAAGATCTAGTGGAGGAAGAATTAGTTTAA
- a CDS encoding DNA gyrase/topoisomerase IV subunit A produces MEENNHNNGQESPNEPLHDIIPVSGMYENWFLDYASYVILERAVPAINDGLKPVQRRILHAMKEMDDGRYNKVANIIGSTMQYHPHGDMSIGDAMVNMGQKELLIDMQGNWGDVRTGDRAAASRYIEARPSKLALDILYNPQTTEWQLSYDGRKKEPVTLPVKFPLLLAQGVEGIAVGLSTKILPHNFCELIDASIKHLKGKSFKLYPDFQTGGIIDIEEYNKGHRGGKVKVRAKIEEFDKKQLVIKDIPFGTTTTSLIESIIKANDKGKIKIKKVIDNTAKDIEILVQLAPGVSPDITIDALYAFTDCQVSISPNACVIVDDKPMFTNVHEILRLNTDQTVNLLRQELEIRKGELLEKILFSSLEKIFIENRIYRDIEECETWEAVLETIDQGLEPFKSQFYRVITQDDIVRLTEIKIKRISKFDKFKADELMKRLEEELAQVEHDLIHIIDYSIAYYQNLLTKYGKGKERKTEISSIETIAATEVAANNAKLYANFKDGFIGFGLKKDEYISECSDLDDIIVFRKDGRCVVTRIQDKVFVGKDIIYAGVFKKNDERMVYNLAYLDGKSGRTMVKRFNVTSVTRDKEYNLTKSEKGSKVLYFTANPNGEAEVITVYLTAGAKARKKVFDFDIADIDIKGRAAGGNILTKYPVRKIDLKSEGKSTLAGTDIWFDESIGRLNRDERGVHLGNFNADDYIIVFFKDGSYELTSFELSNHYNTGQMFSIHKFDPDKIVSVLHQDGESKVVYVKRFMIETMTVGKTFSFIHEAPNSKLLHVSIADQPQVKVTYRKKGERSKSERELNLADLIDKKGWKSIGNKFPVQNISIVEEIQSEEEKTEEKGSTDVDPNQLSELKAEVQKEVEEEETKKPGFDVGSSIDLNTDKSNDDDEKPQLGLFE; encoded by the coding sequence ATGGAAGAAAATAATCATAATAACGGGCAAGAATCACCTAACGAACCTCTACACGATATCATTCCAGTATCGGGCATGTACGAAAATTGGTTTTTGGACTATGCCTCTTATGTCATACTCGAAAGAGCAGTACCAGCTATTAATGATGGACTAAAGCCAGTACAACGCCGTATCCTCCATGCCATGAAGGAAATGGATGATGGCAGGTATAATAAGGTGGCCAATATCATCGGTAGCACCATGCAGTATCACCCACACGGCGATATGTCTATCGGCGATGCCATGGTAAACATGGGACAAAAAGAACTGCTCATAGATATGCAAGGCAACTGGGGAGATGTACGTACAGGCGATCGAGCGGCAGCCTCTAGGTATATCGAAGCCAGACCTTCCAAGCTAGCATTAGACATCCTCTACAATCCTCAAACGACCGAGTGGCAGCTGTCTTACGATGGTCGAAAGAAAGAACCAGTTACTCTTCCAGTTAAATTTCCATTATTGCTAGCACAAGGCGTGGAAGGGATCGCCGTAGGTTTGTCTACCAAGATATTGCCTCACAACTTTTGCGAACTGATCGACGCATCCATCAAACACCTGAAAGGCAAAAGCTTCAAACTGTACCCAGATTTTCAGACTGGAGGAATCATCGATATAGAAGAGTACAACAAGGGCCATCGTGGTGGAAAAGTAAAAGTTCGGGCAAAGATCGAAGAATTTGATAAAAAGCAGTTGGTTATCAAAGACATCCCCTTTGGCACTACGACCACCAGTTTGATTGAATCAATTATCAAGGCCAATGACAAAGGTAAGATCAAAATCAAAAAGGTGATAGACAACACAGCCAAAGACATCGAAATTTTGGTGCAATTGGCTCCTGGTGTGTCGCCTGATATTACCATAGACGCACTGTATGCCTTCACGGACTGTCAGGTCTCTATCTCACCCAATGCTTGTGTGATTGTAGATGACAAACCGATGTTTACCAATGTCCATGAAATCCTCAGGCTCAATACAGACCAAACAGTCAACTTACTCCGTCAGGAATTAGAAATTCGAAAAGGGGAGTTGTTAGAGAAAATTCTCTTTTCTTCTTTGGAGAAAATATTTATAGAAAATCGCATTTATCGAGACATTGAGGAGTGTGAGACATGGGAGGCCGTGCTCGAAACGATCGACCAAGGCTTAGAGCCATTCAAATCTCAGTTCTATAGAGTAATCACACAAGACGATATTGTGCGATTGACAGAGATCAAAATCAAGAGGATTTCTAAGTTTGATAAATTCAAAGCAGACGAGTTGATGAAAAGGCTGGAAGAAGAGCTCGCACAAGTAGAGCATGACTTGATCCACATCATCGATTATTCTATTGCATATTATCAAAACCTATTGACCAAATATGGTAAAGGCAAAGAGAGAAAAACAGAGATTTCATCTATCGAAACCATCGCTGCTACAGAAGTAGCCGCCAACAACGCCAAGCTTTACGCCAATTTCAAAGACGGCTTTATTGGATTTGGTCTAAAGAAAGACGAATACATTTCAGAATGCTCTGATCTGGACGATATCATCGTGTTTAGAAAAGATGGTCGATGTGTGGTTACCAGAATTCAAGACAAAGTCTTCGTAGGCAAAGACATCATTTATGCAGGTGTGTTCAAAAAGAACGACGAACGCATGGTTTACAACCTTGCATACTTAGATGGAAAATCTGGCCGTACGATGGTCAAAAGGTTTAATGTGACTTCTGTTACACGAGACAAAGAATACAATCTTACCAAAAGTGAAAAAGGATCAAAAGTGCTTTACTTCACGGCCAATCCAAATGGCGAAGCAGAGGTCATTACTGTATACTTGACGGCTGGTGCCAAAGCTCGAAAAAAGGTATTTGACTTCGATATAGCCGACATAGATATCAAGGGCCGTGCTGCTGGTGGCAACATACTGACTAAATACCCTGTACGCAAAATTGATTTGAAGTCAGAAGGAAAATCAACGCTTGCAGGTACAGACATCTGGTTTGATGAATCTATCGGAAGATTGAATAGAGACGAAAGAGGAGTGCATTTAGGTAATTTTAATGCAGATGACTATATCATCGTATTCTTTAAAGATGGCAGCTATGAGCTGACTTCTTTCGAATTATCTAATCACTACAATACAGGGCAAATGTTTAGTATTCATAAATTTGACCCCGATAAAATTGTTTCTGTCTTGCACCAAGATGGAGAATCTAAAGTGGTGTATGTCAAGCGTTTTATGATCGAGACCATGACCGTTGGTAAAACCTTTTCCTTTATCCACGAAGCGCCTAATTCGAAGTTGCTACACGTTTCTATAGCGGATCAGCCACAAGTAAAAGTGACCTACAGAAAGAAGGGAGAACGTTCGAAGAGCGAAAGAGAACTAAATCTAGCCGACCTTATTGATAAGAAAGGGTGGAAGTCGATTGGTAATAAATTTCCCGTACAAAACATTTCTATAGTAGAGGAAATACAATCAGAAGAAGAAAAAACAGAAGAAAAAGGCTCTACTGATGTAGATCCAAATCAACTGTCCGAACTGAAAGCAGAAGTGCAAAAGGAGGTAGAAGAAGAGGAAACGAAGAAACCTGGATTTGATGTTGGGAGTTCTATTGATCTGAATACAGATAAAAGCAACGATGATGATGAAAAACCACAATTAGGGCTCTTTGAATAA